AGGGTCGTATACTAATCCTGCAGTGCTGAATGGGTCTGCAAACATTTTGTAAAATGGTAAGTTGAATGCTGCAGGGTCTGTTTTGTCACAGCAGAATACTACAACTGGTTCACTTGGTCTTTCAACAAATTCCATTTCTGCGCATCCTGGACCGAGTCCTTTAACATTTCCGGAAAACGAGTTTGAAAGTAAGTCTTGACCTGCACCATATAATTTTAACTCTTTTGCAACTTCGGTTGCTTCTTCAAGAGCGGTCCATGCAAGTTTGTGTACTTCTTCGTTGTCAGTTCCTTTTTTGTGGGTCATGATCATATCGATGTCGTCACCACAGTTTGTAACATAATAATCAATTAATGTTTCATCGAGTGCATTTTCTAAAACGTATTCTGCAGCATCCAATAACTCTTCTGGAGCTAATGTGTGTCCACAGAGCCCACCAACGTCTGCCTTAATAACACTTAAAGTTACTTTTTCTTCCATACTTTCCACCTTCATCATGTTTCGGATAATTAAATTAACCTTATTTCTATATTGTCGTTTAGAAAATATTTATGTTTTGTCAATATTTCGAAAAACCGTATTTTCAAAAAAATCTAATACAGATATTGATTTAAGTTTTATATAATTATCTAAAATTGGAAATGTTTGAGAAATAGCAAAATAATAATCATATATTTTAAAATAACTATTTTTTACTTCTTTTTTTAATAAAAACTATTTTAACGAATGTTATGCCGGCAAATAACTCGATATCGAAATATTTATATTATATACTGATTAAACTTTTAAAGTCACAAGTTTTAAGGAAAAAATTATCAATTTTAAAATTAACTAGAGGGAATTTTTTGAATAATAAGCATTTTTTAATGGGAAATGAAGCGATTGCATATGGAGCAATTGCTGCAGGATTACAGTTTGCAACAGGGTATCCAGGAACTCCTTCAACAGAAGTTATGGAAACTCTGATTAAAAATGCAAAAAAATATAATTTCTATGCTGAATGGTCTACGAATGAAAAAGTAGCATTGGAAACTGCAATTGGTGCATCATTTTCAGGTGCAAGTTCCATTGTAACAATGAAACAGGTTGGCTTAAACGTTGCATCAGATCCACTGATGAGTTTAACATATCTTGGAGTAAAAGGGCCGTTAGTCCTTTTAGTAACTGATGATCCAGGACCTCATTCATCCCAAACTGAACAAGATACCCGATCTTTTGGATTATTTTCAAATATTCCAGTACTTGACCCATCAAACTCGCAGGAAGCCTACGAAATGACAAAATATGCTTTTGAAATTTCAAAAAAGTATGAAACTCCAGTATTTCTTCGAACTACGACAAGAGTTTCACACCGGTGTGATGATGTTGTACTGGATGACTTAAAACCCTCAAATGAAGATATAGAAGGATTTTCAAAAAGTTCCAGGTGGGTAATATTTCCAAAATTAGCCGCGGAAAGACATCCAATTTTAGAAAAATTGCAAGAAACACTTTCAAAAGAATTTTCAAATTCAAAATTTAATTTTAAAACAGGAACTGGAAAAATTGGCATAATAACTTCAGGAGCATCTTATCACTACGTAAATGAAGCTATCTCCAATAATAAAGACTTATTCTCAGTTTTAAAAATTGGAACACCATATCCATTCCCAGAAAAAAAAGTAATTGAATTTATAAACGATATTGAGTCGATAATAGTAGTAGAAGAACTAGATTCATATTTAGAAGATCAATTACTCCAATTATTTGGAAAATATGGTATTTCAAAGGCAGTTTACGGTAAGAAAAATAATATATTCCCTTACTGTGGAGAATACGGCATCGATATTGCAAAAGTTGGAATTAACAAAGTTCTAGATATTTTAAAAATTCAAAGAATTGAAATTCCCGAGAAACTAATCTCTAAAAATGAAATAATTCCCCTTCCAGTAAGGCCTCCAAATTTATGTGCCGGATGTATGCACAGGACTGTATTTTACGCATTTAAGGAAGTTTCAAAAGAATTAAAAAAACAAAACATTCAAACTATATTTTCCGGAGATATTGGATGCTACACGCTTGGAAATGCTCCACCTTTGGAATTAATAGATACCTGTCTTTGTATGGGTGCAGGAATTAGTATTGCTGGCGGAATTTCAAGAACTAATAAAAATTCAAAGAATGTCGCATTTATTGGGGATTCTACATTCTTCCATTCAGGAATTCCTGCAGTAATTAACGCAGTTTATAATAAAGCCGATGTTACAATTGCAGTATTGGATAACAGGACTACTGCGATGACTGGCCACCAGCCACATCCTGGAACTGGAAAAACTGCTCTTGGAGAAGCTACAAAATTGATAGATATTGAAGGAATTTTAAAAAGCTGTGGAATTGAATTTGTAAAAACTGTATCTGCAGATGATTTTTTAACCTGTAAAGAGATTTCAAGAGCAGCTATTGACTATAACGGCCCTTCTGCAGTTGTTTTCAGAGGAACTTGCGTTTCACTTGTTAAATCCACTAAAAAATGTACGATTAATAAAAATAAATGTACTGGGTGCAAGATCTGCGTTGAAAGACTTGGATGTCCTGCAATAACGTTAAATGGAGATATTCCCGAAATTATGGAAAACTGTACTGGTTGCGGACTTTGTATGGCAGTATGCCCTGTTGATGCAATAAAAGAGGTTGATGAACAATGAACTTCAGCGTAATTATTTGTGGGGTTGGAGGACAGGGTGTTGTTTTAGCATCCAGACTACTCGCAATTACTGCAATGAACTCGGGTTTTCATGTAAACACCGCTGAAACGCTTGGAATGTCCCAAAGAGAGGGTTCCGTGGTAAGTCATCTACAGTTTGGTGACGACATAAAGAGTTCATTAATTCCAGAAGGCAGTGCGGATTTAATAATTGGCCTTGAAGTTTCAGAAGTTGCAAGAAACCTCCATTTTCTTAAAAAAAATGGTAAGATAATCACAAACTCTAAAATGATTCTTCCAAGTGCAAGGTCTTCAAACGAAAAATACGATTCGGAAAAAATTATAAATTTCATTAAAGAAAAAGTTAAATCAACAATTTGTATCGATTTTTCAGAAATTGCGAAAGTTGCAGGAAATCCCAAATCAATGAATGTTTCAGTACTTGGTGCTGCATTTTATGCCGAATTTTTGCCTTTAAAATACGATAATTTTCTAAAAACAATTGAATCGGAAATTCCTGAAAAATACCGAAATATTAATTTAAATGCTGCTAAATTATCTGCAGAAACTATTTTTAACATGCAGGAGGGCCACGATGAACAGTAAAAATTCAGAAACGTTTGCATTAATTAAAAAATTACTAAAACACGTTTCAGAGGGCAGCGAATTCTACAAAACCAAATTTTCAGAAGCTAATGTATATATTAATGAAATTAACTCTCTTGAAGATTTTAAAAAAATTCCATTCACTGAAAAGGAAGAATTAAGAAATGCATACCCATTAGGCCTTCAAGCAGTTTCCGATGAAAAAATAGTTAGGATACATTCTTCATCTGGAACAACGGGAAGTCCCGTAATTATACCGTACACCCAAAAGGACGTAGATGTCTGGTCAGAAATGATGATGAGATGCTACCAGATGGCAGGAGTTACAAATACCGACAGAGTACATATAACCCCAGGATACGGGCTCTGGACTGCAGGAATTGGTTTTCAACTTGGTGCTGAACGTTTGGGTGCAATGGCAATACCGATGGGGCCAGGAAACACTGAAAAACAGCTTCAAATGATGATGGACTTAAAATCTACAGTATTAACATCTACTTCGTCTTATGCACTATTACTCGCAGAAGAAATACGAAAAAAAGGAATTCAAAATAAAATTCATTTAAAAATAGGCGTTATCGGCTCTGAAAGATGGAGCGAAAAGATGAGAAATAGAATCGAAAGCGAACTTGGAATCAAAAGCTTCGATATCTATGGATTAACTGAAATATACGGGCCAGGGATTGCGCTTGACTGCGAATACCATGAAGGAATGCACTACTGGTCAGACCATTTATTATTTGAAATCATTGATCCTGTTACTGGCGAGAATTTACCCGATGGAGAGCTTGGAGAACTTGTAATTACAACACTTACAAAAGAAGGCGCACCACTCATAAGATACAGGACAAGGGATTTAACAAGAATTATTCCTGAAAAGTGTAAATGTGGATCCCCATATCCAAGAATAGATAGAATTCTTGGAAGGGCTGATGATAGAATCAAAATAAAAGGAGTAAATATCTATCCTGGACAGATCGAAGATTTGATACAAAAAGTGCCGGGCGTAAGTAGTGAATACCAGATCGTCCTTAGCAGATTTGAAGGGAGAGATTCAATGTTATTTAGGATAGAAGTTGATGTTTCGAAAGAAGATTTCGAAGAAACTGAAACTGCACTTATAAAGGCATTTAAAACATACATCGGAATTTCACCCGACGTTGAATGTTTAAAAATTGGAGATCTTCCAAGAAGCGAAAAAAAGAGTAAAAGAGTATTTGATAACAGGGATTGATTTTTTATTTTTCTTTTAAAATTTAATTTTAGGTATTTGTAAATTATAATAACTCGGGCAAACGATACACTCCGAAAGCCAGCAAAAAAACACCAACCATGAAAAGTGCTAACCATAAATAGTAAGATTCCAGCTTAGCTTGTTTTGATATTATTTTTTTTATTAAATCCATATAGATCACTGCGATAAGTATTATTTTTGAAAAACCTAGTTTTTAAAAATATATAAAGTTTTGCAGACTGCGGGGTACCGTCCACAAAATAGTTAAAATTAAAAAATAGAATATTTAAAAGAACGACATTAATAAATTTGCAATTGAGATTTTTATGGAATTTACAAGTCCTACGCCTTCCATTCTTATTTTACCGTCTTTTAAAGCAGCTTGAGCTGAACTTAATGGATTTTCAGAGTCCAAAATTTCCCTAACAGTACCTTCATCAGTATAAACATTCATGGTTGCGTCAGTCAACGTTCCTTTTTCGAAACTTGTAATTTTACCGTTTTCAATGATTATTGAGATAATTAAATCTTCTTCACTCATTTCCACATTCAAGTTTATTCTTTCATTTGATGCAATGTTCGTTGCAAACGGAATATCTTCGAGATTTTCTGCATATTTCATTGCGATTTCTTTCATTTCAGAAAAAAGGTCGGAATTATCAGAAATTAAAACAGTTTCTGCTGATGCGGAACTTAAAATTAACGCAAAAACCATAACTATTGCAGCTTTTATTATTTTCATGTTAACCCTCGATTTTGTTTTCTAAACTTTCCAAAAATAGTACAATTTTTTTTACGACTACTTTTGCATCCTCATCATTTTCAGGATATTCAACATTCAAAACTGGCATTTCTTTTCTTCGAATAAGGTATTTCGTGAGTTCATTTGTTCTTTCACAGCCCACACAACCAAATCCAATCGGTGCATGAATCATAACTATTGCAGCTTCTGCTTCGTCGATTAATGGGCCTATTAATGACATCCTGCCACGAACTCCTGAAGGAACTTCAATTGCCGCATATTTAAGACCTTTTTTCGGGTCTTCGTCAGTAATGTTTAAAGGTGGCGTATCAATTTCAAGATCCCTTACTTTATCCCCAATTGCGTTGTTGATCATTAATGGTTTGTGACCAAATCTTTCCACCAAATCTGCCAGAATAAGGCTATTTGGGGGAAATATGAATACTTTTTTCAATGTATCACCAAAATTGATAATTATTTCGGAAATGCTTCATCAGGTAAAAACCTTGCAAGTTCTTTTCTACGAGTTATCGAATGAATTTCTTCAAATATCCCTGCAGTTAAATCTACGATCCCTATTGCAGCGATAATTTTCTCGCCGTCTTTTACTGGAACAACCACAACTGGAACTCCCGCGTATGGGCCGCAGATTGGAGTTACTTTTAAAACTTCCCCAACTTCTAAAACTTGCTTTAAAACATAACCTTCATAATTATCATCGATTAACTTTCCCTTTTCAATTCTAACTCCTGGTTTATCTTTTGAACGCATTGTTACTGGCGATTTGTTCACAAGTACGTGTATCGCATAAGCCAGTGGAAATATATCCTTAGAACTGGTGCACTTTAAATCAAGCATATTCTCACCACCTGTTTAAGAACATATGTATTTCAAAGTATTAATATTTTTTAATTAATCTTTAAGTTCGTCCAATTTTTCATAAAATCGATTTAATGATTTTCTCGCGTGTTTTAATTTCAAATTTCCTTCATCAAGCAGTATATCTAAATATTCTCGATTAACTACCATTTTTCCGTCATAAGCTATTGGTGCATCCATTTTTGCAGTCGTCAAGATTTCTACGATATATCTCTTATTAGAAATTGATTTTATTGAAGAAGCCTTTAATCCATTGTGGTATGCAAGTTCAAGGAGTTTTTTACTCGAATCTACATTCCTTGATGCGATATGTAAAATTGGGGAATTCAATACAAAAGAAATTTTTTCAAAATTTTCAGATTTTTGAGAAAGTGCTTCATCAATTTCATTGTAATTTGCATAATGGTGCCATTTTCCAAGCCATTGCGAGTGTATTTTTGGATTTTTATCCTTTGGAAACTCCATTATCCCGCATCTTCCAATACAACTGCTTGTAGTGTAGTAATCTTTAAATTCATTTATTTTGTCCACCAAATACATGACTTCAATGTCTACAAAACCATTATCAAGGGCAGCCTGAAGTTTTTTCATTGTAAATTCTTTATCGTCGTCAAACATATTTTCACTCGTTTTTAGAATATACTAAGTTTCGAAAAATAATATAAAAACTTTAACTAAATTTTAAATTGATTTAAAATAATTAAAACGATAAAAACATAAAAATAGTATGATTAAAAGTTTATTGTCTTATCTGCTTCTTTTACGAAAGCCACTAAATCGTGCATCGTTGCAAAAGTAATTCCTTCAAGAAGTTCATCTTCAGAAATTCCTCTTGCTTTTCCACATGGGCCACATGCTTTTACAACAGCCCCTGCATCTATCGAATTTTCCAAAAGTTCAGAATAGTCTGGAACCCCTGCTGGAGCTTGGCCTTTTTTAGCGACATAAACCCCATCTTCGAGTAAAAATATATTTACGTCAATTCCTTCCAAAAGGGCGGTTAATGCAAATCTTAAAGCAGAATAAGCCCTCTCTTTTCCATAAGGTGCGTCCCCAATTATTACGGTAAATTTCAAAATTCCACCTTATTTTTTTATAACTACTTTAAATCCATCTGAGCTTTCTTCGGAAGAAAGTATTTCGTGGCCTTTTTCTTCTACAAATCTTACGATATTTTGAAGAGCAGGTTTATAATCTCCTTTAACGGTTAATTCATCTCCAGAATTTAATGAATCTAATGCTTTTTTTGTTTTTAAAACAGGCATTGGACATACAGTCCCTGTAACGTCAAGTTCCATAGTATAACCTCCAGGCATATATTAGAAAAACTAATATGTTTAAAAACATAAGTTTATTTTTTATTAAAGAGCTAACTTGCTACAATTTATATTTTTAAGCAGATTATATAAATATATTTATTAATTATTCTAATAGTTCTTAAATCATTTTAAAAATTAATAATCTAATAGTTCAAAGTACTCGTAATCTAAAATGTTATCTTTTACCATCCACAACTCGCGATACTTTCTTGAAAGTTCTATTAATCTCTTCAAAATATCTTTATCCGTTTTTCCGCGCTCAAAAAGTTCATCAACTATCAAAAATAGTATTTCTTCGAGTTTTCTTCTCTCCTGAATGTATTTGATTACATCAGGGAGTATTTCAAGTAATTCTTCATTTTCTGCATTTTTTAAAAATTGGTTCCTTAAAAACGAAGTAAATGTAAATAAGTTTTTCTTTTCAATTTTTGTAAGTTCAAGCATGTTTTTTGCAGTACCCAGTAGCGTTTTTTCAGTTTTTACAAATTCATCCCATAAATTATGCTTTTCAACAATACCCTCAAAAATTTCTAAAATCTCTTCTTTATCCAATTTAGAAAAATTAAAAAATAATTTATCCCCATCTACATATTTTCCATTTTTATAAGACTCTAAAAGTGCATATGCGTGTTTACAGTTGTATTGATAAGGACAGGTACATATTCCAGTGTTTGTTTTTAAATCAACTTTTGTTATGTAACGGTCACTACCATAAACTGTTCCGTGAAGGGTATCTCCTCGTTTTATACAGTATTTCACCATATTTTTCAAAAAGTATTCTTTTCCCCGTTCTTGAACCATTTCATCGTAGATATCATTATCCATTTTATCACTAAATATAACAATGTTAAATATATTCAAATTCAAATTTATATGTGTATTCAGTGGAGGGGGAACATGAATCTTGAAAAAGAAGTTTCAATAGTCCTCGGCGGTGCTGCAGGACAGGGTATACAAACTATCGAAGAATCACTTACCAAAATATTAAAATTATCAGGATATAACGTATTTGCAACAAAAGAATACATGTCGCGGGTTAGGGGCGGAATTAACACGACTGAAATTGTAATATCGTCTGAAAAAAAGCGTTCTTTTTTAAAAAGAATAGATCTACTTGTAACTTTTAAAAAAGGTGTTTTAAACCATCTAAAAGATAGAATTTCAGATAAAACTATTATTTTGGGGGAAAAAGAAAATATCGATGAAGAATTTTTGGATAATAAAAATATTATCGATATTCCAATTCAAGAAATAAGTAAAAACATTGGAAACACTTTATTTTCAAATACCGTAGGTTCTGGAATAATTCTTGGAATTTTTGATTGTGATTTAGAGCTTTTTAATAAATATCTTGAAGATAAATTTTCTAAAAAAGGAGAAGAAATTGTAAATAAAAACTTAGAAGCTGCAAAAGAAGGATACCTACTTGGAAAAAAAATCTTAAAAGACTCAAATTTTAAAATAAATCTTGAAAAAAATGGCAAACTCAAAGATGAAATTATTTTAAGTGGTACTGAAGCTGTTGCGCTCGGTGCTGCAAAAGCAGGTTGCAATTTTGTTTCATTTTACCCAATGACTCCATCAACAG
Above is a genomic segment from Methanococcus maripaludis containing:
- a CDS encoding methanogenesis marker 5 protein, producing MKKVFIFPPNSLILADLVERFGHKPLMINNAIGDKVRDLEIDTPPLNITDEDPKKGLKYAAIEVPSGVRGRMSLIGPLIDEAEAAIVMIHAPIGFGCVGCERTNELTKYLIRRKEMPVLNVEYPENDEDAKVVVKKIVLFLESLENKIEG
- a CDS encoding sulfurtransferase TusA family protein, whose product is MELDVTGTVCPMPVLKTKKALDSLNSGDELTVKGDYKPALQNIVRFVEEKGHEILSSEESSDGFKVVIKK
- a CDS encoding indolepyruvate oxidoreductase subunit beta translates to MNFSVIICGVGGQGVVLASRLLAITAMNSGFHVNTAETLGMSQREGSVVSHLQFGDDIKSSLIPEGSADLIIGLEVSEVARNLHFLKKNGKIITNSKMILPSARSSNEKYDSEKIINFIKEKVKSTICIDFSEIAKVAGNPKSMNVSVLGAAFYAEFLPLKYDNFLKTIESEIPEKYRNINLNAAKLSAETIFNMQEGHDEQ
- a CDS encoding DsrE/DsrF/TusD sulfur relay family protein codes for the protein MKFTVIIGDAPYGKERAYSALRFALTALLEGIDVNIFLLEDGVYVAKKGQAPAGVPDYSELLENSIDAGAVVKACGPCGKARGISEDELLEGITFATMHDLVAFVKEADKTINF
- a CDS encoding DUF2111 domain-containing protein, which codes for MLDLKCTSSKDIFPLAYAIHVLVNKSPVTMRSKDKPGVRIEKGKLIDDNYEGYVLKQVLEVGEVLKVTPICGPYAGVPVVVVPVKDGEKIIAAIGIVDLTAGIFEEIHSITRRKELARFLPDEAFPK
- a CDS encoding SWIM zinc finger domain-containing protein translates to MDNDIYDEMVQERGKEYFLKNMVKYCIKRGDTLHGTVYGSDRYITKVDLKTNTGICTCPYQYNCKHAYALLESYKNGKYVDGDKLFFNFSKLDKEEILEIFEGIVEKHNLWDEFVKTEKTLLGTAKNMLELTKIEKKNLFTFTSFLRNQFLKNAENEELLEILPDVIKYIQERRKLEEILFLIVDELFERGKTDKDILKRLIELSRKYRELWMVKDNILDYEYFELLDY
- the iorA gene encoding indolepyruvate ferredoxin oxidoreductase subunit alpha; protein product: MNNKHFLMGNEAIAYGAIAAGLQFATGYPGTPSTEVMETLIKNAKKYNFYAEWSTNEKVALETAIGASFSGASSIVTMKQVGLNVASDPLMSLTYLGVKGPLVLLVTDDPGPHSSQTEQDTRSFGLFSNIPVLDPSNSQEAYEMTKYAFEISKKYETPVFLRTTTRVSHRCDDVVLDDLKPSNEDIEGFSKSSRWVIFPKLAAERHPILEKLQETLSKEFSNSKFNFKTGTGKIGIITSGASYHYVNEAISNNKDLFSVLKIGTPYPFPEKKVIEFINDIESIIVVEELDSYLEDQLLQLFGKYGISKAVYGKKNNIFPYCGEYGIDIAKVGINKVLDILKIQRIEIPEKLISKNEIIPLPVRPPNLCAGCMHRTVFYAFKEVSKELKKQNIQTIFSGDIGCYTLGNAPPLELIDTCLCMGAGISIAGGISRTNKNSKNVAFIGDSTFFHSGIPAVINAVYNKADVTIAVLDNRTTAMTGHQPHPGTGKTALGEATKLIDIEGILKSCGIEFVKTVSADDFLTCKEISRAAIDYNGPSAVVFRGTCVSLVKSTKKCTINKNKCTGCKICVERLGCPAITLNGDIPEIMENCTGCGLCMAVCPVDAIKEVDEQ
- a CDS encoding phenylacetate--CoA ligase family protein, coding for MNSKNSETFALIKKLLKHVSEGSEFYKTKFSEANVYINEINSLEDFKKIPFTEKEELRNAYPLGLQAVSDEKIVRIHSSSGTTGSPVIIPYTQKDVDVWSEMMMRCYQMAGVTNTDRVHITPGYGLWTAGIGFQLGAERLGAMAIPMGPGNTEKQLQMMMDLKSTVLTSTSSYALLLAEEIRKKGIQNKIHLKIGVIGSERWSEKMRNRIESELGIKSFDIYGLTEIYGPGIALDCEYHEGMHYWSDHLLFEIIDPVTGENLPDGELGELVITTLTKEGAPLIRYRTRDLTRIIPEKCKCGSPYPRIDRILGRADDRIKIKGVNIYPGQIEDLIQKVPGVSSEYQIVLSRFEGRDSMLFRIEVDVSKEDFEETETALIKAFKTYIGISPDVECLKIGDLPRSEKKSKRVFDNRD